The window ATGGGTTTCGCCCAGGATCAGGTAAACTACATCCGGATGTTTTTCTCTGATGATATCCAATGCATTTAGGATATGTTCGATGCCCTTACTACGGCGGAGCAGTCCGAAAGAAGCCAGTACCAGCTTACCCGACAGCTTGTGTTTTTCACGGAGCGCATCCTTGTTGAACGGAGAAACTACAGGAGCACCCGGCAAAACAACTCTTATTTGCTCATCAGGCACCTGGTAATGCTCCCTCAGCAATGAAGCATGATGATTTGTTAAGGTAACCAGCAAATCTGCCTGCCTGCTAATTTCCTTAACCACATGCCTGAGTTCTGTATCAGGTTCCGGCAGTACATTATGCAGTACAATAGCCAGTGGTTTATCCAGCACCTCCAGAAAATGTAATATATTATCTCCCCAGTTATTACCACCCCAAAGGCCAAATCTGTGCTGTATGCATACGGCCTGTACATTGGCATCTCCGTTAATAAGGTGGGCTAATTCCCTGCAGGCAGCAGGATCATAGGTGTTGAGCACATAGCGCACATCGCGCATATTCTGCACGTTGCGCACATCATCCGGATCATGCAAGCTACTTCCCTCTTCTCCTTCAAGTGCACAAACTTCAACAGAAAGGCTGCTGGAATCAAAATGTTCTTTCAGAGCCTGAATAAGATGGTAAGAATACGAAGCCACCCCATACTCCCGGGGAGGATACGCGCTTAGAAAAAGTATCATCTATATAAAAAAATGGTTAAGCTACTCCTCTACTCAGCTGGTCGGTAACATGCCATGGCTGTTGCAAGCCCTCTGATAAACATAACTAAAGCCCTATTCCGGCACTGATGATAGCTTATTAAGTATCAGGGCAATAAGCTATATGCTCTATACAAAAAAAAGCCGGGTTTGTTCTAAGCTGCAGCTTTAAAATATGCACAACAAATATCGCATATTTTAAATATTCTATACAGAAAAGTTCATACTATTTCCTCTAAAACCGTTCGCTGCTCCTTTAACAAAAGAAACCATTCCAGAATAAAACCTCTTATGTTAATTTAACAAGCAAGTTTAAAAAAACACAATAATAACACTCATTTTATAAATAATAATGAATTTTACCTCACCAGTAGCAGCAATTATTAAAGAATTGAAAATAAAGTAGCTAACGGTTTAAATATGTTACGGTTTAGATGAAAGTATGCTGCTTCGGCATTGCATTAGCTGTGCTGGCGCAACCATTCTTCCAGAACTGGAAAAACATCTTTCGGAGCATCGGGATGGGTTAATAAATTGATGTGTCCGTAATTATGCCTGAACCCTGACTGCTTCCCTGCCACGATCAGCTGGTTTTCCTGGTCAACACCTGTTTCCTGTATCAGCCTGTGTACATCTACAGCATTTCCAAGCACTTTATCATCGGCGCCTGTCAGGTAGAGCGCCGGTGGCAGTGCCTGCTGTTTCAGCGCTTTGGCATAATCGAAACCATCGCGGGGATCAAGCCATTCTTTTTCCACCACCCATTTATGAGTTTCCCGATAAGAGCGTGCAGATTCATCATCGGAACCCATTTTCCACTTTTGCGCAGGTAAATAGCCATAGAGGCGGGTAAGGGCTTCACCCATTGAAGACCAGGCGCCATCTACCATAACCATCTTCTTCAGATTCCAGGTTGCCAGGCGGCGCTTAGTACCAAAAAAAGAGAGAGATGCTACCGGTGCCGGCGTTTGCCAGCGGCCTAAATATGCCAAAGCCATAACACCACCCCAGGAGTGCCCCACCCAATGCTGAGGCACAGTTCCGCGCAGCTTTACAATTTCCTGCAGCATGGCCGGAAAGTCCTGTTCCAGAATTTCCCGCAGACCCCAGTCTGCCCCGGCATCTACCTTTGGGGTACTCTTGCCACGGCCCCTAAGATCTGTCACAAACACATCAAAACCCCTGGAAGCCAGCCAGGGAGCTAGTCCTTTTCCCGAATCAGAATAAAAAATACCACCGTTCTCAATAGAACCATGCACCATAAACACTGGGGCCCCTTGTTCATTTCCACAGATACGCATCAGGTGCAAGCGCTGCTCACCTACCTGCACGTAAATCGACTCTCCCGGAGTAGCTCTATCTTTTGAATTAGTATGCATGCATACAAATATAAGGTATGTATTTATAAGAATGTTAAAAAAGCTATTCACCAGTGGCAAATAGCTTTTCTTCTATACTTAACAGACGCACATAATTATGCGTTCACCCATATCAGGATTGGGCATTGGCTTTGTTTACGTTATTTTTAGCTGCAGAGATACCCTCACTCATTACTTTCACCATACTCTCGCAGAAAGCGGGCAAATCATCGGGGTTTCGGCTGGTTACCAAGCCGCCATCTACCACTACCTCCTGATCTTTCCAGATGGCACCAGCATTGATCAGGTCCGTTTTGATAGAAGAATAAGAGGTCATGGAACGGCCTTCCACTACATCGGCTTCTACCAATACCCAGGGAGCATGGCAGATGGCAGCCACAGGCTTTTCGCTGGTAAAAAAGCCTTTTACAAAATTCACTGCCTTATCATTATCCCTTAGGTTATCCGGATTCATCTGCCCGCCGGGCAG of the Flammeovirgaceae bacterium 311 genome contains:
- a CDS encoding alpha/beta hydrolase fold protein (COG0596 Predicted hydrolases or acyltransferases (alpha/beta hydrolase superfamily)); amino-acid sequence: MPLVNSFFNILINTYLIFVCMHTNSKDRATPGESIYVQVGEQRLHLMRICGNEQGAPVFMVHGSIENGGIFYSDSGKGLAPWLASRGFDVFVTDLRGRGKSTPKVDAGADWGLREILEQDFPAMLQEIVKLRGTVPQHWVGHSWGGVMALAYLGRWQTPAPVASLSFFGTKRRLATWNLKKMVMVDGAWSSMGEALTRLYGYLPAQKWKMGSDDESARSYRETHKWVVEKEWLDPRDGFDYAKALKQQALPPALYLTGADDKVLGNAVDVHRLIQETGVDQENQLIVAGKQSGFRHNYGHINLLTHPDAPKDVFPVLEEWLRQHS
- a CDS encoding PfpI family intracellular protease (COG0693 Putative intracellular protease/amidase), coding for MENNLSGKKVAILVSDGFEQVEYTKPREALLNAGANVETVSLKSGKVKGWKHDHWGDEFPVDKTVENVKPEDYDGLVLPGGQMNPDNLRDNDKAVNFVKGFFTSEKPVAAICHAPWVLVEADVVEGRSMTSYSSIKTDLINAGAIWKDQEVVVDGGLVTSRNPDDLPAFCESMVKVMSEGISAAKNNVNKANAQS